The sequence TATTTATAATGTCCTATATTAATCATACATGATATTATGATAGAATAAGTTTGAACAATATACTAGATTCCGAGGTATCTGTTTATGAAACAAAAAAAGAAAACATTTGATTTTCTGTTAATGCTGTCACCAATTGTACTGGCGTGCTTTGGTATTGTGATGATTTACAGTGCGAGTATGGTCACATCGGTTATGAAGGATGATCCAGCCTACTATATGGCACTAAAACAAGGGATATGGCTCGTTCTGGGCTTGGTAGTATTTGTGTTTGCCAGCTATTTTAAATATACGTTTTATCAGAAGCTTTCCAAATGGATTGTTCTGATTATGTTTCTGGCATTATTCGCCGTTGAATTTATGGGGGCGACGCTTAATTCATCCAAATCATGGATTATAATCGGACCTTTTTCCATTCAGCCCGCTGAATTTGTGAAAATAGGCTTGATTATCTACCTATCCTCTATTTACACTAAAAAATTAGCTTATATCGGTGATTTCTTTAAAGGGGTATTACCACCACTAGTGATTACTTGTGCATTACTTGGATTAATTATTATGCAGCCGGATGTGGGGACTGCAGCGATTGTCTTCGCTATTGCCTGCACGATCATATTCAGTTCAGGAATTAAGTTCAAGCACTTGTCCTTGCTGATGCTTATTGGTTTGCTCGTATTAGTTGCAGTAGGTGTACAAATGTCAACGGATGAAAAGATTTCTCGATTCACTGGTGCTTATCAACCGTTTGAAGATCCAGATGATAGTGGATATCAATTGATACAATCTTACATAGCCATTGGTACCGGTGGAGTATCCGGTCTGGGAATTGGACAAGGTATTCAAAAGCTTGGCTATTTAACGCAGGCAGAAAGTGATTTTATAATGGCGGTCGTTGCAGAAGAATTAGGTGCATTTGGTGTCCTGTTTGTCCTTGCAGCGCTTAGCGTCATTGTCTTAAGAGGACTATTTATTGCAAAGAAATGCGAAAACCCTTTTGGGAGCCTGT is a genomic window of Gracilibacillus salinarum containing:
- the ftsW gene encoding putative lipid II flippase FtsW, with product MKQKKKTFDFLLMLSPIVLACFGIVMIYSASMVTSVMKDDPAYYMALKQGIWLVLGLVVFVFASYFKYTFYQKLSKWIVLIMFLALFAVEFMGATLNSSKSWIIIGPFSIQPAEFVKIGLIIYLSSIYTKKLAYIGDFFKGVLPPLVITCALLGLIIMQPDVGTAAIVFAIACTIIFSSGIKFKHLSLLMLIGLLVLVAVGVQMSTDEKISRFTGAYQPFEDPDDSGYQLIQSYIAIGTGGVSGLGIGQGIQKLGYLTQAESDFIMAVVAEELGAFGVLFVLAALSVIVLRGLFIAKKCENPFGSLLAIGISSMVGIQACINLGAISGLLPITGVTLPFVSYGGSSLLVLLFSMGILNNIARHVNYQRFSEETVLTESEETKASPVTKRFKRNFSS